The following proteins come from a genomic window of Maylandia zebra isolate NMK-2024a linkage group LG22, Mzebra_GT3a, whole genome shotgun sequence:
- the LOC101469828 gene encoding immunoglobulin superfamily DCC subclass member 3 — protein sequence MKLVTFLSWLTAFYSFSGCWASELSFLVEPTDVIAVRDRPLMLDCQVQGEEPIAITWRKNGAPVPSTPRVRVQENGTLLIKSFQKRREGSDADMGEYDCAAQNRYGLLVSRKAKVHLASLPKFHTHPASMSVDEGGVARFQCQINGVPEARITWEKDRVLLNTTDSRYTLLPMGILQVTGVRKADAGVFRCVATNIANTRYSHEATLNVTGGTPRTYKEPVILSGPQNLTITVHQTAILECIATGNPRPIVSWSRLDGRSIGVEGIQVLGTGNLMISDVSLQHSGVYVCAANRPGTRMRRTALGRLVVQAPPEFLQWPQSVSKPAGGSAVFTCVAQGVPEPHLIWLKNGKVLMPGHNIKLTNNNSTLALTRIGSEDEAIYQCIAENSAGTNQASARLAVAQGKDLPDAPGGFTAKAVSTHALQISWDQPPTNVTESIIGYVLHIRKIGEADSLELQEAISKGNFQHDVTNLEPATTYSLYLKAYSPMGASQQSHTVTVTTLGGVPAPPTYFTKVLNSSAVQVLWELPTKAGMIEGFRLSYRRVPHAEYQSPIQLPCYVNAHTMSSLEPGAVYEIKLVAYNGNGESDCSKRLVSLAEEGARDQSTGGDRLCQCRDGEASLGSIVIGIHIGTACIIFCVLFLMFGYRRNLFCSKGTQDSWSPSRIQPVHTGIPKDGEALPRGESQVVCQVIIDQHSSGLHASGTG from the exons ATGAAACTAGTGACCTTCCTCAGCTGGCTCACAGCCTTCTACAGTTTCA GCGGCTGCTGGGCCTCTGAGCTTTCTTTCTTGGTAGAACCCACGGACGTGATTGCGGTGAGGGATCGGCCACTCATGCTGGACTGTCAGGTCCAGGGTGAGGAACCCATCGCAATTACGTGGCGCAAGAACGGAGCGCCCGTACCCAGTACCCCACGGGTCCGAGTGCAAGAGAATGGCACGCTGCTAATAAAGAGCTTCCAGAAACGCAGAGAGGGCAGCGATGCAGACATGGGCGAGTACGACTGCGCTGCACAGAACCGTTACGGCCTGCTCGTCAGCCGCAAGGCCAAAGTCCACCTCGCAT CTCTTCCTAAGTTCCACACACACCCTGCATCAATGTCTGTGGACGAGGGAGGAGTCGCTCGATTCCAGTGTCAGATCAATGGAGTACCTGAAGCCAGAATCACATGGGAAAAAGACCGAGTGCTGCTCAACACCACTGACAGCAG GTACACTCTCCTACCAATGGGCATCCTCCAGGTGACAGGTGTGAGAAAGGCGGATGCAGGGGTTTTCCGCTGTGTTGCCACCAACATCGCCAACACTCGTTACAGCCACGAAGCCACGCTCAATGTTACTG GTGGGACTCCAAGAACCTACAAGGAGCCCGTGATCCTGTCAGGACCTCAGAATCTGACCATCACGGTCCATCAGACCGCCATCTTGGAGTGTATCGCCACAGGAAACCCAAGGCCCATTGTTTCCTGGAGCAGGCTAG ACGGGCGCTCCATTGGGGTGGAGGGCATCCAGGTTCTCGGGACAGGGAACCTGATGATCTCAGACGTATCCCTGCAGCACtctggtgtgtatgtgtgcgctgCCAACCGGCCCGGCACCAGGATGAGGCGCACTGCACTCGGACGCCTCGTGGTACAAG CTCCTCCTGAGTTCCTGCAGTGGCCACAGTCTGTATCCaaaccagcagggggcagtgctGTGTTCACCTGTGTGGCGCAGGGTGTCCCTGAGCCTCATCTCATTTGGCTGAAGAATGGCAAGGTCCTGATGCCTGGACACAACATCAAGCTTACCAATAACAACAG CACTCTGGCTTTGACCCGTATCGGCTCGGAAGACGAGGCTATCTACCAGTGCATTGCCGAGAACAGTGCCGGTACCAACCAGGCCAGCGCCCGCCTGGCCGTGGCGCAGGGTAAGGATCTGCCCGATGCCCCAGGAGGCTTCACGGCCAAAGCCGTGTCCACGCACGCCCTGCAGATCAGCTGGGACCAGCCGCCCACCAACGTCACTGAGAGCATCATCGGCTACGTGCTGCACATCCGCAAGATAGGAG AGGCTGACAGTCTGGAGCTGCAGGAAGCCATCAGTAAAGGCAACTTTCAGCACGACGTTACCAACCTGGAGCCAGCCACCACCTACTCTCTTTACCTGAAGGCCTACTCGCCCATGGGAGCCAGTCAGCAGTCCCATACTGTGACTGTGACTACTTTAGGGGGCG TGCCTGCTCCACCTACCTACTTCACCAAGGTGTTAAATTCCAGCGCCGTACAGGTCCTCTGGGAACTTCCCACTAAGGCCGGTATGATCGAGGGCTTCAGGCTGTCGTACCGCAGGGTCCCCCACGCTGAGTACCAGAGCCCGATTCAGCTGCCCTGTTACGTTAATGCCCACACCATGTCGAGCCTGG AACCGGGTGCAGTGTATGAAATCAAACTGGTTGCCTATAATGGGAACGGAGAGAGCGACTGCTCCAAGAGGCTGGTGTCACTCGCAGAGGAGGGCGCGAGAGACCAAAGCACCG GAGGAGACCGTCTGTGTCAGTGCAGGGACGGAGAGGCCTCGCTGGGCAGCATTGTCATCGGCATCCATATCGGCACCGCCTGCATCATCTTCTGTGTTCTCTTCCTCATGTTTGGATACCGTCGCAA TCTGTTTTGCAGTAAAGGGACTCAGGACAGCTGGTCTCCATCGAGGATCCAACCAGTGCACACTGGCATCCCTAAAGATGGAGAGGCCCTCCCCAGAGGAGAATCTCAG GTGGTCTGCCAGGTTATCATTGATCAACATTCGTCAGGTTTGCACGCCTCAGGCACTGGCTAA